A single region of the Chloroflexota bacterium genome encodes:
- a CDS encoding LysE family translocator — translation MQFLLLGLSLGLSAGLSPGPLMTLVITTSLRDGFWQGFLVAMAPILTDLPIILLSIFVLGRLPDWILPLIGIVGSGYIITLGWETVRDAQHASLRQPGADAETQGNSSKRSLGQGATVNLLNPHPYLFWATVGGPTLLAAFSQNPLYAVAFLLGFYTLLIGSKIGVAALVASQSHLLTDTWYRRILLALGVLLIGLGLLVAWQTVSGALG, via the coding sequence GTGCAATTTCTTCTCCTCGGCCTCAGCCTTGGGCTATCGGCAGGCCTTAGCCCCGGACCGCTGATGACGCTGGTGATCACCACCTCCCTTCGGGATGGTTTCTGGCAGGGTTTTTTGGTTGCCATGGCGCCCATCCTGACCGACCTTCCTATCATTCTGCTATCCATTTTCGTATTGGGCCGCCTTCCCGACTGGATACTTCCACTCATCGGTATCGTGGGGAGTGGCTACATCATCACCCTGGGGTGGGAGACGGTCCGGGATGCGCAGCATGCCAGCCTGAGGCAACCGGGCGCCGATGCTGAAACGCAGGGCAACAGCAGCAAACGTTCTCTGGGTCAGGGAGCGACCGTCAATCTGCTCAATCCCCATCCCTACCTCTTCTGGGCCACGGTGGGTGGGCCCACATTGCTGGCAGCTTTCAGCCAGAATCCCCTGTATGCCGTGGCTTTCCTGCTGGGCTTTTACACATTACTGATCGGTTCCAAGATCGGTGTAGCCGCCCTGGTAGCGAGCCAGTCTCACCTGCTGACCGACACCTGGTACCGGCGAATCCTGCTGGCTCTGGGTGTCCTGTTGATCGGGCTGGGGCTGCTGGTGGCCTGGCAAACGGTAAGCGGGGCGCTGGGTTAA
- a CDS encoding DUF4405 domain-containing protein, whose translation MATTSRKRQLSTTTKLNWLLDFILFLGAVAAAVTGIYFLFFVSGGYQAGRNPLYGVTLLFERATWDLLHTWGGVLMISAALAHLAIHLDWVRMIGRKIVFAVRGDGRGLSRGAKINIAVNAVIAISFFLVAISGVVFLFAPTGGYQGGANPGWEIQFLFGRATWDMIHTWSGVTLIVAGIVHLSIHWRWVTKVAGRMLPVRDERISAPSVVNRV comes from the coding sequence ATGGCAACAACATCTCGCAAACGTCAACTGTCGACGACTACCAAGCTCAATTGGCTACTGGATTTCATCCTCTTTTTGGGTGCTGTGGCGGCGGCAGTAACGGGTATCTACTTCCTGTTCTTCGTGAGCGGTGGCTACCAGGCCGGGCGCAACCCATTGTATGGCGTCACCCTTCTATTTGAACGGGCGACCTGGGATCTGCTGCACACCTGGGGAGGCGTTCTCATGATCAGCGCCGCGCTGGCCCACCTGGCCATCCATCTGGACTGGGTGCGTATGATCGGTCGAAAGATCGTATTCGCTGTGCGGGGAGATGGGCGCGGCCTTTCCAGGGGCGCCAAGATCAACATAGCGGTCAATGCCGTCATTGCAATCAGTTTCTTTCTTGTTGCAATCAGCGGAGTCGTCTTCCTGTTTGCGCCTACCGGCGGGTACCAGGGTGGCGCAAATCCAGGCTGGGAGATCCAGTTCCTGTTTGGCCGAGCCACGTGGGATATGATCCATACCTGGTCGGGCGTGACGTTGATCGTGGCTGGAATTGTCCATCTGTCTATTCACTGGCGCTGGGTTACCAAGGTTGCGGGCAGAATGTTGCCC
- a CDS encoding histidine phosphatase family protein, which yields MSSNPQWEYLPTTLILCRHGESKWNIERRIQGQSPLAPGLSAEGRWQARRLANRLQQEGADILYTSDLKRAYETAEIVGSWLGLRLRTDQRWREVNLGRWQGLTGQEAKLKWPEEWAALENGEDVPRGGGETLAQVQRRVTTAARDLMARHEGRTIAVVCHGGAIRTCIAGFEDYALDNLREQVGPIYNCSVTILEHDGDRLEVLTVADVSHLETPG from the coding sequence ATGTCATCAAATCCCCAATGGGAGTACCTGCCCACCACCTTGATCCTTTGCCGCCATGGCGAGAGCAAATGGAATATAGAACGGCGAATCCAGGGCCAATCGCCCCTGGCTCCCGGTCTCTCAGCCGAAGGCCGCTGGCAGGCGCGACGCCTGGCTAACCGACTGCAACAGGAAGGTGCCGACATCCTCTATACCAGCGACCTGAAGCGAGCCTATGAAACGGCCGAAATCGTGGGGTCCTGGCTCGGCCTGCGACTGCGAACGGACCAGCGCTGGCGGGAAGTGAACCTGGGCCGTTGGCAGGGCCTGACAGGCCAGGAGGCCAAACTCAAGTGGCCTGAGGAATGGGCAGCCCTGGAAAATGGAGAGGATGTGCCGCGAGGGGGAGGCGAGACCCTGGCTCAGGTCCAGCGACGGGTTACGACGGCCGCGCGCGATCTGATGGCAAGGCACGAGGGCAGAACCATCGCAGTAGTCTGTCATGGCGGGGCGATCCGGACCTGTATCGCCGGATTTGAGGACTACGCCCTGGACAACCTGCGGGAACAGGTGGGACCGATCTACAATTGTTCGGTAACGATCCTGGAGCACGACGGGGACCGTCTTGAGGTGCTTACTGTGGCCGACGTCAGTCATCTGGAAACACCTGGGTAA